The following are encoded together in the Tatumella ptyseos genome:
- the tmk gene encoding dTMP kinase: protein MKSKFIVIEGLEGAGKTTVRDKVVSELNAQGITDIVFTREPGGTPLAEALRQIVKEGIEGENITANAELLLLYAARVQLVETVIKPALARGAWVVGDRHDLSSQAYQGGGRGLDTAMMQTIKQSVLGDFSPDMTLYLDVTPEIGLSRARARGQLDRIEQESLAFFHRAHQRYKALAASDNRIFTIDATQPQPQVQQAVQETVRRWLKEQQ, encoded by the coding sequence GTGAAAAGTAAATTCATTGTCATTGAAGGGCTGGAAGGCGCAGGTAAAACCACAGTTCGTGACAAAGTCGTTAGCGAGTTAAACGCGCAAGGTATTACCGATATCGTTTTTACCCGCGAACCCGGCGGTACTCCTTTAGCTGAAGCCTTACGGCAGATTGTGAAAGAGGGGATCGAGGGGGAAAATATTACAGCCAATGCTGAATTACTCTTGCTCTATGCCGCACGAGTCCAGTTGGTAGAAACGGTAATAAAACCTGCGTTAGCGCGAGGGGCTTGGGTGGTAGGGGATCGGCATGATCTCTCCTCACAAGCCTATCAAGGCGGAGGGCGAGGGCTTGATACAGCGATGATGCAGACTATCAAACAATCAGTCTTGGGAGACTTCTCACCGGATATGACCTTATATTTGGATGTCACACCGGAAATCGGCCTGTCTCGTGCCCGTGCGCGGGGACAGTTGGATCGGATCGAGCAGGAGTCTTTAGCCTTTTTTCATCGTGCCCATCAGCGATATAAAGCGCTTGCGGCGAGCGATAACCGTATTTTCACTATCGATGCGACTCAGCCTCAGCCGCAAGTGCAGCAAGCGGTACAAGAAACTGTCCGCCGCTGGCTTAAGGAACAGCAGTAA